The Clostridium septicum genome contains a region encoding:
- a CDS encoding ABC transporter permease codes for MVKYIGKRILTSILTIWVVVTLTFFLIRMMPGGPFNTDKMTPEIKANLNAKYGLDKPIGEQYTMYMKNLLKGDLGESMIFKGRQVKNTIKYSAPKSAKVGVVAILVSLAAGVILGIISALNAGKWPDRLCMVLATLGITIPSFVIGAVLIYIFTVKLRLLPATGLSSWKNYIMPVIALSLSSMAFITRLTRSKLIDVLKSDYIRTAKAKGLSGRTVIFKHALRNSLIPIVTYLGPLVAGVLTGSFVIEKIFVIPGLGNEFTLTVINRDYSALLGVLVFYSTLIVVANLVVDILYVIIDPRIKLEG; via the coding sequence ATGGTAAAGTACATAGGTAAAAGAATTTTAACTAGTATTTTAACAATATGGGTAGTTGTTACCTTAACCTTTTTCCTAATTCGTATGATGCCAGGGGGACCTTTTAATACTGACAAAATGACGCCAGAAATAAAGGCCAACTTAAATGCTAAATATGGATTGGACAAACCAATAGGTGAACAATACACAATGTATATGAAGAATCTTTTAAAAGGAGATTTAGGAGAGTCTATGATTTTTAAAGGAAGGCAAGTAAAGAATACTATTAAGTATTCAGCACCTAAATCCGCAAAAGTAGGAGTAGTAGCAATACTTGTTTCATTAGCAGCAGGAGTTATTCTAGGAATTATTTCAGCTTTAAATGCTGGTAAATGGCCAGATAGATTATGTATGGTTTTAGCAACATTAGGTATAACAATACCAAGTTTCGTAATAGGGGCAGTGTTAATATATATTTTCACTGTTAAATTAAGATTGTTGCCAGCCACTGGATTAAGTAGTTGGAAAAATTATATTATGCCAGTTATTGCATTATCATTATCATCAATGGCATTTATAACAAGATTAACAAGAAGTAAATTAATTGATGTTTTAAAATCAGATTATATAAGAACAGCTAAGGCTAAAGGTTTAAGTGGAAGAACAGTTATATTTAAACATGCTTTAAGAAACTCATTAATTCCAATTGTTACTTATTTAGGACCTTTAGTTGCAGGTGTATTAACTGGTAGTTTCGTTATAGAAAAGATATTTGTTATTCCAGGACTTGGAAACGAATTTACACTAACAGTTATAAATAGAGATTATAGTGCGCTTTTAGGGGTGTTAGTATTTTATAGTACATTAATAGTAGTAGCAAACTTAGTTGTAGATATATTATATGTAATAATAGATCCAAGAATAAAATTAGAAGGCTAA
- a CDS encoding ABC transporter permease — translation MENNFEMDKALFTPLSEDEKNFEQVVRPSVGYWKDAWTRLKRNKVALVSLIVIVLIILAAIVVPSMSKFAYDATDLGKTNMKPDSIHWFGTDALGRDLFVRVMYGARYSLIIAFAATVINLVIGVIYGGVAGFVGGRVDNLMMRIVDVLYSIPTLIYVVLIMAAFYDPTSGKSGISTIILALSISYWVGMARIVRGDILQLKQQEFVLAARTLGASKFRILFKHLIPNCIGSIIVTMTLLVPQAVFTEAFLSFIGLGINPPLASLGTLANDAMGAIYVHPYQLIFPAAAICLIILSFNLLGDGLTEALDPKHKR, via the coding sequence ATGGAAAATAATTTTGAAATGGATAAAGCACTTTTTACTCCTTTAAGCGAAGATGAGAAGAACTTTGAGCAGGTAGTAAGGCCGAGTGTTGGTTATTGGAAAGATGCATGGACAAGACTTAAAAGAAATAAAGTAGCTTTAGTTTCTTTAATAGTGATTGTATTAATAATTTTAGCAGCAATTGTAGTACCTAGTATGTCAAAGTTTGCATATGATGCAACAGATTTAGGAAAGACTAATATGAAGCCGGACAGTATTCATTGGTTTGGAACAGATGCTTTAGGAAGAGATTTATTTGTAAGAGTAATGTATGGAGCTAGATATTCTTTAATAATAGCTTTTGCAGCAACAGTAATTAACTTAGTAATAGGTGTAATTTATGGTGGAGTTGCAGGGTTTGTTGGTGGAAGGGTAGATAACTTAATGATGAGAATAGTTGATGTTCTTTATTCAATACCTACTCTTATATATGTAGTTTTAATAATGGCTGCATTTTATGATCCTACTAGTGGTAAGAGTGGAATATCAACTATTATACTAGCTCTTTCAATATCTTATTGGGTTGGAATGGCTAGAATAGTTAGAGGTGATATTCTTCAACTAAAACAACAAGAATTTGTTTTAGCAGCCAGAACATTAGGAGCATCAAAGTTTAGAATATTATTTAAACATCTAATACCAAACTGTATAGGATCAATTATAGTTACAATGACATTATTAGTTCCTCAAGCAGTATTTACAGAAGCTTTCTTAAGCTTTATAGGATTAGGAATTAATCCGCCACTTGCATCACTAGGAACATTAGCAAATGATGCAATGGGAGCTATATATGTTCATCCATATCAATTAATATTCCCAGCAGCAGCAATATGTTTAATTATATTATCATTTAATTTGCTTGGTGATGGATTAACAGAAGCTTTAGATCCAAAACATAAAAGATAA
- a CDS encoding ABC transporter ATP-binding protein, which translates to MSKLLEVKDLRTSFSTHAGEVQAVRGVTFHLDRGEALGIVGESGCGKSVTMMSIMRLLSDNGKLVSGEIYFNGKDLSTAKEKEMESIRGNDIGMIFQDPMTSLNPVFTVGDQLVEPLMKHRKVSKKEAWNQAIKMLELVGIPSPENRMKQYPHEFSGGMRQRVMIAMSLICEPKLIIADEPTTALDVTIQAQILDLMKDLKEKLNTSIILITHDLGVVADLCTRINVMYGGIVVETGTTEDIFYRGRHPYTWGLLNSVPNPKSDVKEKLQPIEGQPPDLLKPPVGCPFAARCKYAMKVCLQKQPPLFDIAEGHKAACWLCHENAPKVESSIRREE; encoded by the coding sequence ATGAGTAAATTGTTAGAAGTTAAAGATTTAAGAACCTCCTTTTCAACACATGCTGGAGAAGTACAAGCGGTAAGGGGAGTTACTTTCCACTTAGATAGAGGGGAAGCTTTAGGGATAGTTGGAGAATCAGGTTGCGGTAAATCGGTAACTATGATGTCTATAATGAGATTATTATCAGATAACGGAAAACTTGTAAGTGGAGAGATTTATTTTAATGGCAAGGATCTTTCTACTGCTAAAGAAAAAGAAATGGAATCAATAAGAGGAAATGATATTGGAATGATATTCCAAGATCCTATGACATCTTTAAATCCAGTATTTACTGTTGGAGATCAACTTGTGGAACCTCTTATGAAGCATAGAAAAGTAAGTAAAAAAGAAGCTTGGAATCAAGCTATAAAAATGCTTGAATTAGTTGGAATTCCAAGCCCTGAAAATAGAATGAAGCAATATCCACATGAGTTTTCAGGTGGTATGAGACAAAGAGTTATGATAGCTATGAGTTTAATATGTGAACCAAAGCTTATAATAGCCGATGAACCAACTACAGCTCTTGATGTTACAATTCAAGCTCAAATATTAGATTTAATGAAGGATTTAAAAGAAAAATTAAATACTTCTATAATATTAATAACACATGATCTGGGGGTTGTTGCAGATCTTTGTACTAGAATTAACGTTATGTATGGAGGAATAGTTGTAGAAACTGGAACTACAGAAGATATTTTTTATAGAGGAAGACATCCTTATACTTGGGGGCTTTTAAATAGTGTACCAAATCCTAAAAGTGATGTTAAAGAAAAGTTACAACCAATAGAAGGACAACCACCAGATCTTTTAAAACCACCAGTTGGATGTCCATTTGCAGCAAGATGTAAATATGCAATGAAGGTATGTTTACAAAAACAACCACCATTATTTGATATAGCGGAGGGACATAAAGCAGCATGTTGGTTATGTCATGAAAATGCTCCAAAAGTAGAATCATCAATTAGGAGGGAAGAGTAA
- a CDS encoding ABC transporter ATP-binding protein, producing MEDKKVLLEVKDLCKYFPANKGLLGKKSYVKAVDRVSFTINKGETLGLVGESGCGKTTTGRTVLNLYEATAGQIIFEGKDITKYSPKEMLPLRKRMQMIFQDPYASLNPRMTVGDIIGEAIDIHGIMKGKERTERIRYLLNKVGLNGDHINRYAHEFSGGQRQRIGIARALAVEPDFIVCDEPISALDVSIQAQVINMLEELQEEFGLTYLFIAHDLSMVKHISTHIGVMYLGRMVEKGPSNDVYTNPQHPYTKALLSAVPIPDPDVAKSNKRIVLEGDIPSPIDPPPGCRFKGRCRYAKPICGEVDPELKEVEPGHFVACHLFD from the coding sequence ATGGAAGATAAGAAAGTGCTTTTAGAAGTAAAGGATCTTTGTAAGTACTTCCCTGCAAATAAAGGATTGTTAGGTAAAAAAAGTTACGTTAAAGCAGTGGATAGGGTATCTTTTACTATAAATAAAGGAGAAACATTAGGTTTAGTTGGAGAATCTGGTTGCGGAAAAACTACAACAGGAAGAACTGTACTAAATTTATATGAAGCAACAGCAGGACAAATTATATTTGAGGGAAAAGATATTACTAAATATTCTCCAAAGGAAATGCTTCCTTTAAGAAAAAGAATGCAAATGATATTTCAAGATCCATATGCATCTTTAAATCCAAGAATGACTGTAGGGGATATAATAGGAGAAGCTATAGATATTCATGGAATTATGAAGGGAAAAGAAAGAACTGAGAGAATAAGATATCTCTTAAATAAAGTTGGTTTAAATGGAGACCATATAAATAGATATGCTCATGAATTTTCAGGTGGTCAAAGACAGAGAATAGGTATAGCAAGAGCATTAGCTGTTGAACCAGACTTTATAGTTTGTGATGAGCCTATTTCAGCACTTGATGTTTCGATTCAGGCACAAGTAATAAATATGCTAGAAGAATTACAAGAAGAATTTGGGTTAACTTATCTATTTATAGCTCATGATCTTTCAATGGTTAAGCATATATCAACTCATATTGGGGTTATGTATCTTGGTAGAATGGTTGAAAAGGGGCCAAGTAATGATGTTTATACAAATCCACAGCATCCATATACAAAAGCTCTTTTATCAGCTGTGCCAATTCCAGATCCAGATGTTGCAAAGTCAAATAAGAGAATAGTATTAGAAGGTGATATTCCATCTCCTATAGATCCACCACCAGGGTGTAGATTTAAAGGAAGGTGTAGATATGCAAAACCTATATGTGGTGAAGTAGATCCAGAGCTTAAGGAAGTAGAGCCAGGACACTTTGTAGCATGTCATCTTTTTGATTAG
- a CDS encoding peptide ABC transporter substrate-binding protein: MKSSKLKKICAVALTLALGMTVLAGCGGDKGDTGKTLIYNLGADPKTIDPALNEAVDGSTIISNAFEGLCRLDENEKAIPGVAKEWKISDDGLVYTFTLRDDAKWSDGQLVTAKDFEYAWKRALDPKTAAAYAYQLYYIKGAEAYNTGKGEVENLGIKVVDEKTLEVTLENVTPYFLELMAFPTYMPIRQDIVEASGDAWTQSPETYISNGPFKMKEWAMKEKIVFEKNENYWNKDSVKLDTLDVRLGTDEVSAYAELKAGNFHMTDTIPVEEMEQAKKDGLYQQYSNLATYFFCFNVGNNVDKIENQEVKKALGNKKVRQALSIAVNRQAIVDNITKAGQVPAYSFVPQGIEVVAGKDFADKKYYDVNGDLEKAKALLAEAGYPNGEGFPKMTILINSEGTGHKNIAQYLQDTWKKIGVDVEIQNQEWQVFQTTRNEGNFQIARHGWSGDYVDPMTFLDMWTSVSGSNDVGLKNDEYDATIKAAKGESDPAKRAELFRKAEDILMDEGALIPLYYYTKVKGVDPKVKGFRVSTLGQVFFDQAYIEE, translated from the coding sequence ATGAAATCAAGCAAACTTAAAAAGATTTGCGCTGTTGCTCTAACACTTGCGTTAGGGATGACAGTACTTGCTGGCTGTGGCGGTGATAAAGGCGACACAGGTAAAACATTAATCTACAATTTAGGAGCAGATCCAAAAACTATTGATCCAGCTTTAAATGAAGCTGTTGATGGTTCTACAATTATAAGTAATGCTTTTGAGGGGTTATGTAGATTAGATGAAAATGAAAAGGCAATTCCAGGAGTTGCAAAGGAATGGAAAATTTCGGATGATGGTTTAGTTTATACATTTACTTTAAGGGATGATGCTAAATGGTCAGATGGTCAACTTGTAACTGCTAAAGATTTTGAATATGCTTGGAAAAGAGCATTAGATCCAAAAACAGCAGCAGCATATGCTTATCAATTATATTATATAAAAGGAGCAGAGGCTTATAATACAGGAAAGGGAGAAGTAGAAAATTTAGGAATTAAAGTTGTAGATGAAAAAACTTTAGAAGTAACTTTAGAAAATGTTACTCCATATTTCTTAGAACTTATGGCTTTCCCAACTTATATGCCAATAAGACAAGACATTGTTGAAGCAAGTGGTGATGCATGGACTCAATCACCAGAAACTTATATATCAAATGGACCTTTCAAAATGAAAGAATGGGCTATGAAAGAAAAGATAGTTTTCGAAAAGAATGAAAATTATTGGAATAAGGATTCTGTTAAATTAGATACTCTTGATGTAAGATTAGGAACTGATGAAGTATCAGCTTATGCTGAACTTAAAGCAGGAAATTTCCATATGACTGATACAATTCCAGTAGAAGAAATGGAACAAGCTAAAAAGGATGGTTTATATCAACAATATTCAAATCTTGCTACTTATTTCTTCTGCTTTAATGTTGGAAACAATGTGGATAAGATAGAAAATCAAGAAGTGAAGAAAGCTTTAGGAAATAAGAAGGTAAGACAAGCATTATCAATAGCTGTTAATAGACAAGCAATAGTTGATAATATTACTAAAGCTGGTCAAGTACCTGCATATAGCTTTGTTCCACAAGGTATTGAAGTAGTAGCAGGAAAAGATTTTGCTGATAAGAAGTACTATGATGTAAATGGTGATTTAGAAAAGGCGAAGGCTTTACTTGCTGAAGCTGGATATCCAAATGGAGAAGGTTTCCCTAAGATGACTATATTAATAAATTCTGAAGGAACTGGACATAAAAATATAGCTCAATATCTTCAAGATACTTGGAAAAAGATAGGTGTTGATGTTGAGATACAAAACCAAGAATGGCAAGTATTCCAAACTACAAGAAATGAAGGTAACTTCCAAATTGCAAGACATGGTTGGTCAGGAGACTATGTTGATCCAATGACATTCTTAGATATGTGGACTTCAGTAAGTGGAAGTAATGATGTTGGGTTAAAGAATGATGAGTATGATGCAACTATAAAGGCAGCAAAAGGTGAATCAGATCCAGCTAAGAGAGCTGAATTGTTCAGAAAAGCTGAAGATATCCTTATGGATGAAGGTGCATTAATTCCTCTTTACTATTATACTAAAGTAAAAGGTGTTGATCCTAAGGTTAAAGGATTTAGAGTTTCAACATTAGGTCAAGTTTTCTTTGATCAAGCATATATAGAAGAATAA
- the dapB gene encoding 4-hydroxy-tetrahydrodipicolinate reductase, whose product MIEIILNGCCGKMGKVITECSKEFDNLKIIGGIDKYPSNAPYPIFKSVADVSLKYDVLLDFSRSDALRDLLEITKKTKKPLILCSTGYDEEDLKLINEKSKTLPIFRSANMSLGINLINCLLRKVTPLLYENYDIEIIEKHHNQKLDSPSGTAILLANTIKESIKEETSFINGRNGHKKREKNEVGIHAVRGGSIVGDHDVIFAGTGEVIEINHKAISREVFAIGALKACSYMGNISKPGLYNMDNLLGL is encoded by the coding sequence ATGATAGAAATTATTTTAAATGGTTGCTGTGGTAAAATGGGAAAAGTTATCACTGAATGTTCCAAAGAATTTGATAATTTGAAAATTATAGGGGGAATAGATAAATATCCTTCTAATGCTCCCTACCCAATTTTTAAATCAGTAGCTGATGTTAGTTTAAAATATGATGTTTTGCTAGACTTTTCTAGATCAGATGCTTTAAGAGACTTATTAGAGATAACAAAAAAGACTAAAAAACCTTTAATTTTGTGTTCAACTGGTTATGATGAAGAAGACTTAAAATTAATAAATGAAAAAAGTAAAACTCTTCCTATATTTAGATCTGCTAATATGTCTCTTGGAATAAACCTTATAAATTGTTTGTTAAGAAAAGTAACACCTTTATTGTACGAAAATTATGATATAGAAATTATCGAAAAACATCATAACCAAAAATTAGATTCACCAAGCGGTACTGCAATTTTACTTGCTAATACAATTAAAGAATCTATAAAAGAAGAAACATCTTTTATAAATGGAAGAAATGGTCATAAAAAAAGAGAAAAAAATGAAGTTGGAATCCATGCAGTAAGAGGTGGATCTATAGTTGGAGATCATGATGTTATTTTTGCAGGTACTGGAGAGGTTATAGAAATTAATCATAAAGCAATTTCAAGAGAAGTATTTGCAATAGGAGCCTTAAAAGCTTGCTCTTATATGGGAAACATCTCAAAACCTGGTCTTTATAACATGGATAATCTTTTAGGATTGTAA
- the dapA gene encoding 4-hydroxy-tetrahydrodipicolinate synthase produces the protein MTIFKGSAVAIITPFNNNGDVNYKKLEELLEWHISEKTDAIVICGTTGEATTMSDEEKKEVIKFTVNIINKRIPVIAGTGSNNTKAAIEMTKYAENVGVDGALIITPYYNKTTNKGLIKHFTAINNEVNIPIILYNVPSRTGVNITPNQLLELSRLNNVVAIKEASGNISQVIKMKSLCKDNIDIYSGNDDQIIPILSVGGLGVISVLANIIPNTVHNMTHSYLNGDVKKALELQLDSLDLCNSLFIETNPVPIKTALNLIGMDVGQLRLPLCEMDSSNEETLKKSLKFYNLL, from the coding sequence ATGACAATTTTTAAAGGATCTGCAGTAGCTATTATAACACCATTTAATAATAATGGTGATGTTAATTATAAAAAGCTTGAGGAATTATTAGAATGGCATATTTCTGAAAAAACAGATGCAATAGTTATTTGTGGTACTACAGGAGAAGCTACTACTATGTCAGATGAAGAAAAAAAAGAAGTTATTAAATTTACTGTTAATATCATCAATAAACGTATTCCTGTTATAGCTGGAACTGGTAGTAACAATACAAAAGCTGCTATAGAAATGACTAAATACGCTGAAAACGTTGGTGTTGATGGAGCTTTAATTATTACCCCATATTATAATAAAACCACTAACAAAGGGTTAATTAAACATTTTACAGCTATTAATAATGAAGTAAATATTCCTATTATACTTTATAATGTACCATCTAGAACTGGAGTAAATATTACTCCAAATCAACTTCTAGAACTTTCTAGGCTTAATAATGTCGTTGCTATAAAGGAAGCTAGTGGAAATATTAGCCAAGTAATTAAAATGAAATCATTATGTAAAGATAATATAGATATATATTCAGGAAATGATGATCAAATAATTCCTATATTATCAGTAGGTGGTTTAGGGGTAATTTCTGTATTAGCTAATATTATTCCTAATACAGTTCACAATATGACACACTCTTATCTTAATGGTGATGTAAAAAAAGCTTTAGAACTTCAATTAGATTCATTAGATTTATGTAATAGTTTATTTATAGAAACTAACCCTGTTCCTATCAAAACAGCTTTAAATCTAATAGGAATGGATGTTGGACAACTTAGACTCCCTTTATGTGAAATGGATTCTAGTAATGAAGAAACTCTAAAAAAATCACTAAAATTTTATAATTTATTATAA
- a CDS encoding aspartate-semialdehyde dehydrogenase, giving the protein MYNVAIVGATGNVGRKFLEILEERNFPIKNLYLFASKKSAGSTLKFKDKNLLVEETCDENIKNKKVDFALFSAGGSVSLEFAPKFASYGAIVIDNSSAWRMDNDVPLVVPEVNPEDVKWHKGIIANPNCSTIQAMVPLKVLLDNYGIKRIIYSTYQAVSGAGVQGIADLQDGLKGTPPKKFPYTIAGNCLPHIDVFLDNGYTKEEIKMIEETRKIFHNPNLKITATTVRVPVLNSHSESINIELDKEYQLKDVFKLFKNTKGLTVYDDAKNLKYPTPIMVSGKDEVFVGRIRRDFSVNNGINLWVVADNIRKGAALNAVQIAELLIKNS; this is encoded by the coding sequence ATGTACAATGTTGCAATTGTAGGGGCTACAGGCAATGTAGGTAGAAAATTTTTAGAGATTCTAGAGGAAAGAAATTTTCCTATAAAAAATTTATATCTTTTTGCCTCAAAAAAATCTGCAGGATCAACACTTAAATTTAAAGATAAAAATTTACTAGTTGAAGAAACCTGTGATGAAAATATTAAAAATAAAAAAGTGGATTTTGCTTTATTTTCTGCTGGTGGCAGTGTCAGCTTAGAATTTGCTCCAAAATTCGCTTCTTACGGTGCTATAGTAATAGATAATTCCAGTGCTTGGAGAATGGACAATGATGTACCTTTAGTTGTTCCTGAAGTCAATCCCGAAGATGTTAAATGGCACAAAGGAATTATAGCAAACCCAAACTGCTCTACCATACAAGCTATGGTTCCATTAAAAGTACTTTTGGATAATTACGGAATAAAGAGAATTATTTACTCTACTTATCAAGCTGTATCAGGTGCTGGAGTACAAGGAATAGCTGATTTACAAGATGGTTTAAAAGGAACGCCACCTAAAAAATTTCCTTATACTATAGCTGGAAACTGTCTTCCTCATATAGACGTATTTTTAGATAATGGCTATACTAAAGAAGAAATTAAAATGATTGAAGAAACAAGAAAAATTTTTCATAATCCAAACTTAAAAATTACAGCTACTACAGTTAGAGTTCCTGTATTAAATAGTCATAGTGAAAGTATTAACATTGAACTAGATAAAGAATATCAATTAAAGGATGTTTTTAAATTATTTAAAAATACTAAAGGTCTTACCGTATATGATGATGCTAAAAACTTAAAATATCCTACACCTATTATGGTTTCAGGTAAAGATGAGGTCTTTGTTGGAAGAATTAGACGAGATTTTAGTGTTAATAATGGAATTAACCTTTGGGTAGTTGCTGATAATATCAGAAAAGGTGCTGCCCTTAATGCAGTTCAAATAGCTGAATTACTTATTAAAAACAGCTAA
- a CDS encoding small, acid-soluble spore protein, alpha/beta type, protein MSKTPLKKIIKSKLKSNKELSAAEILREKIKYEIADELGLKDKVDEYGWGSLTAEETGRIGGIMTKRKKELKIPTNDEILGRK, encoded by the coding sequence ATGAGTAAAACACCATTAAAAAAAATAATAAAATCTAAATTAAAATCCAATAAAGAATTATCAGCAGCAGAGATACTTAGAGAAAAGATAAAGTATGAAATTGCAGATGAGCTTGGTTTAAAGGATAAGGTTGATGAATATGGATGGGGAAGCCTTACAGCAGAAGAAACAGGGCGTATTGGTGGAATTATGACTAAACGAAAAAAAGAATTAAAGATTCCAACTAATGATGAAATATTAGGAAGAAAATAA
- a CDS encoding class I SAM-dependent DNA methyltransferase, protein MAYGEFAKIYDELINEDINYDEMVNRIIEVCSKYNVDFTNYLDIACGTGNVTVRLAKYFKDNYAVDLSEDMLREAFDKFKEKRVKCKVICQDMAELSLNRKFDLITSVLDSTNYIIEEESLINYFKGVKEHLSDEGIFIFDINSYYKLSEILGNNIYTYSEEEVFYTWENTFEDNLLSMFLTFFVKKGEFYERFEEEHLERAYKESYLESILSMVGLQVLEKCSGYSKENVSDKSERIMYVVKKVTN, encoded by the coding sequence ATGGCATACGGAGAATTTGCTAAAATATATGATGAACTAATTAATGAGGATATTAATTATGATGAAATGGTTAATAGAATTATTGAGGTTTGCTCTAAATATAATGTAGATTTTACTAATTATTTAGATATTGCATGTGGAACTGGGAATGTTACTGTAAGACTTGCAAAATACTTTAAAGATAATTATGCAGTAGACCTTTCAGAAGACATGTTAAGAGAGGCTTTCGACAAGTTTAAAGAAAAAAGAGTAAAGTGCAAAGTTATATGTCAAGATATGGCTGAACTTAGCTTAAATAGAAAGTTCGATTTAATAACTTCAGTATTAGATTCAACAAACTATATAATAGAAGAAGAAAGTTTAATAAATTATTTCAAAGGAGTAAAAGAACATTTAAGCGATGAAGGAATTTTTATATTTGATATAAATTCTTATTATAAATTATCAGAAATATTAGGGAATAATATTTATACATATAGTGAAGAAGAAGTGTTCTATACTTGGGAAAATACATTTGAAGATAATTTATTAAGTATGTTTTTAACTTTTTTCGTAAAAAAGGGAGAGTTTTATGAAAGATTTGAAGAGGAGCATTTAGAAAGAGCTTATAAGGAATCTTATTTAGAATCTATATTAAGTATGGTAGGTTTACAAGTTTTAGAGAAATGTTCTGGATATTCTAAAGAGAATGTATCAGATAAAAGTGAAAGAATAATGTATGTAGTAAAAAAAGTTACAAATTAA
- the hslO gene encoding Hsp33 family molecular chaperone HslO codes for MDKIIRATAKDGMVRIIAGETTNLVNEGSKIHECTPVASAALGRMLTAGALMGITLKSEKEVMSLKINGGGEAKGITVTAYEGAKVKGFIGNPYGNLPLNEKGKLDVGGYIGKDGDFIVIKDLGMKDPYVGQVPILTGEIGEDLAYYFTVSEQTPSAVSLGVLVDRDLSIKVAGGFIIQMMPNADELLADLITYRLEEIPSITKMLEEHGDIKKVLEFIFEGMDLKILEEIEPKYTCNCSRERVERALISIGEKELSEIYNDGKEEELKCHFCNKSYKFTSEEIGDLLEKIKTK; via the coding sequence ATGGATAAAATTATAAGAGCAACAGCGAAAGATGGAATGGTAAGAATTATAGCAGGAGAGACTACTAATTTAGTAAATGAAGGAAGTAAGATTCACGAATGTACACCTGTTGCTTCAGCAGCTTTAGGAAGGATGTTAACAGCAGGAGCCTTAATGGGAATAACATTAAAATCTGAAAAAGAAGTAATGTCTTTAAAAATAAATGGTGGTGGAGAAGCTAAGGGAATAACTGTAACTGCTTATGAAGGCGCTAAGGTTAAAGGGTTTATAGGAAATCCTTATGGTAATTTGCCATTAAATGAAAAAGGAAAATTAGATGTTGGTGGATACATTGGAAAAGATGGAGATTTTATTGTTATTAAAGATTTAGGGATGAAAGATCCATATGTTGGGCAAGTTCCTATATTAACAGGAGAAATAGGGGAAGATTTAGCATATTATTTTACTGTATCAGAACAAACACCTTCAGCTGTTTCTTTAGGAGTTTTGGTAGATAGAGACTTATCAATAAAGGTAGCTGGTGGATTCATAATTCAAATGATGCCTAATGCAGATGAATTATTAGCAGATTTAATTACATATAGATTAGAAGAAATACCATCAATAACAAAAATGTTAGAAGAGCATGGAGATATAAAAAAGGTTCTTGAATTCATTTTTGAAGGAATGGATTTAAAGATTTTAGAGGAAATTGAACCAAAATACACATGTAATTGTTCTAGAGAAAGAGTTGAAAGGGCTCTAATATCTATAGGTGAAAAGGAACTAAGTGAAATATATAATGATGGAAAAGAAGAAGAATTAAAATGTCATTTTTGTAATAAATCTTATAAATTTACAAGTGAAGAAATAGGAGATCTTTTAGAGAAAATAAAAACTAAATAA